A window of Pseudomonas monteilii contains these coding sequences:
- a CDS encoding MFP transporter, whose product MTQGKLIKLTLCAGVIGGLLFLGWQRWAYATAYVSTDNAELDGVIIPVRAKLSGVVTQVPVIDNMPVASGDLLFQVRDSEYRQQLAQRQAHWQALRVAAGQDGSPGQLDSQILGAVARRQAAEAALAQSHATLEQARNDYQRARRLHAQGATSTQDLEAIKARFDALNHAQEVARGNSRAAAQNTLANQAELKAQDYRIAAAQAELELARIRLEDTRQTAPLSSVVSKKEVEPGQYVVAGQKLMSLIGTEPLWITANFKETQVGRVRVGQKARITVDAFPDATFAGTVQSLAPATGARFSLLPQENATGNFTKVVQRVQVRIALDDVPASYSGLLSPGMSAFVEVEAHAPGSAVP is encoded by the coding sequence ATGACCCAGGGTAAGCTCATCAAGCTGACGCTCTGTGCAGGCGTGATCGGCGGCCTGCTATTTCTAGGCTGGCAACGGTGGGCTTATGCCACGGCCTATGTCAGCACCGACAACGCAGAGCTCGACGGTGTGATCATCCCGGTCCGCGCCAAGCTGTCCGGTGTGGTGACGCAGGTGCCGGTCATCGACAACATGCCCGTGGCCAGTGGCGACCTGCTGTTTCAAGTCCGCGACAGCGAGTATCGCCAACAGCTCGCTCAGCGCCAGGCCCATTGGCAAGCGTTGCGCGTGGCAGCCGGTCAAGACGGCAGCCCTGGGCAGCTGGACAGCCAGATCCTCGGCGCCGTGGCACGACGTCAAGCGGCCGAGGCGGCTCTGGCACAGTCGCACGCGACCCTTGAACAGGCACGCAACGATTATCAACGTGCGCGACGACTTCACGCCCAGGGCGCGACCAGCACCCAGGACCTGGAGGCGATCAAGGCACGGTTCGATGCGTTGAATCATGCTCAGGAGGTGGCGCGGGGCAATTCCCGTGCCGCCGCTCAGAACACGCTGGCCAACCAAGCCGAGCTCAAGGCCCAGGACTATCGCATCGCCGCGGCGCAGGCCGAACTCGAGCTCGCACGGATCCGGCTCGAAGACACCCGGCAGACCGCGCCGCTGTCCAGCGTCGTGTCCAAGAAAGAGGTGGAGCCTGGTCAGTACGTGGTGGCAGGACAAAAGCTGATGAGCCTCATTGGCACCGAACCGCTGTGGATTACCGCCAACTTCAAGGAAACCCAGGTCGGGCGTGTGCGTGTCGGACAGAAAGCTCGAATCACGGTGGATGCGTTTCCTGACGCGACCTTCGCTGGCACGGTGCAAAGCCTGGCGCCTGCCACCGGTGCGCGGTTCTCGTTGCTGCCCCAGGAGAACGCGACCGGCAACTTCACCAAGGTGGTTCAGCGCGTTCAAGTGCGAATCGCGCTGGACGACGTGCCGGCCTCGTACAGTGGCTTGCTGAGCCCCGGCATGAGTGCCTTCGTCGAAGTCGAGGCGCATGCGCCAGGCAGCGCAGTGCCATGA
- a CDS encoding channel protein TolC, which yields MRIPRLYPDLPSIGLLGGLTLFLVSPSASGSDLYALYQRALTHDMTFAAVQAQAAAVAERQVQRRADLLPSLSATGGAAWVDAQESDHYRRNRDHSNAYAVVLTQPLLRWQNVIAHDQSKLQVSASEVAIEQARQNLMLRVARAYFDVLLAQEVLETRTHQLRTLVRQRARTQRLLGEGAATANALAQIQARHDDAEADRIAAYGQLDLAIETLAQLTASRRTSSASLGHDIHFQTPEPASADAWASQAQTSSLSVQAAELVQRTAHMGIERERAGHLPTVDLIAAHGRFSAVGGDLYDVTLPEARYRQTVVGLKLDIPLYAGGRTTSQVREAQALEYEANDRLEEARRTAALTARQAYLRVTSGLSRYQALRQALVSSETNLSAVTHGFEAGAHIDTEVLDAQQRVSDTRQRLAEQRHAVLMAQLELLASSASLDDASLRRVSDWVR from the coding sequence GTGCGTATTCCCAGGTTGTACCCTGATCTCCCCTCAATCGGCCTGCTCGGTGGCCTGACACTGTTCCTGGTCTCGCCCTCGGCATCAGGCAGTGACCTGTATGCGCTCTATCAACGCGCGCTCACGCATGACATGACCTTCGCCGCCGTACAGGCCCAGGCTGCTGCAGTCGCCGAGCGACAGGTGCAACGTCGCGCCGACCTGCTGCCCAGCCTCTCGGCCACTGGCGGCGCTGCCTGGGTCGATGCCCAGGAGAGTGATCACTATCGGCGTAACCGGGATCACTCCAACGCCTATGCGGTCGTCCTGACTCAACCGCTGCTGCGCTGGCAGAACGTGATTGCCCATGACCAGAGCAAGCTGCAGGTGAGTGCCAGCGAGGTAGCGATCGAGCAGGCGCGTCAGAACCTGATGCTGCGGGTAGCGCGCGCCTACTTCGACGTATTGCTGGCCCAGGAAGTGTTGGAGACACGCACGCACCAGCTCCGCACGCTGGTCCGGCAACGAGCACGCACCCAACGGTTGCTGGGCGAAGGGGCCGCCACTGCGAACGCACTGGCACAGATCCAGGCTCGCCATGACGACGCCGAGGCCGACCGGATCGCTGCCTATGGTCAGTTGGACCTGGCCATCGAAACGCTGGCGCAATTGACCGCCAGTCGACGCACGTCGTCGGCCAGCCTTGGTCATGACATTCACTTCCAGACGCCAGAACCGGCCTCGGCGGATGCGTGGGCAAGCCAGGCTCAGACCAGCAGCCTGAGCGTCCAGGCTGCCGAACTGGTCCAGCGGACGGCGCACATGGGTATCGAGCGCGAGCGCGCCGGACATCTCCCGACGGTCGACCTGATTGCCGCCCATGGGCGTTTCTCTGCCGTAGGCGGCGATCTCTACGACGTGACCTTGCCAGAGGCGCGTTACCGCCAGACGGTGGTCGGTCTCAAGCTGGACATCCCCCTGTATGCCGGTGGGCGCACCACAAGTCAGGTCCGCGAGGCACAAGCACTGGAGTACGAAGCCAACGACAGACTGGAGGAGGCACGCCGCACCGCCGCCTTGACCGCACGTCAGGCCTACCTGCGCGTGACCAGCGGCCTGAGCCGCTACCAGGCGCTCAGGCAGGCATTGGTCTCGAGCGAGACCAACCTGAGCGCGGTGACCCATGGTTTCGAGGCAGGTGCGCATATCGACACCGAGGTACTCGATGCACAACAGCGCGTCAGCGATACCCGTCAGCGGCTGGCCGAGCAGCGTCATGCCGTGCTCATGGCCCAGCTCGAGTTGTTGGCATCCAGTGCAAGCCTGGATGACGCCAGCCTGCGCCGGGTGAGCGACTGGGTCCGATGA
- a CDS encoding AraC family transcriptional regulator, with the protein MWDGSVTFGDSWAGYIGRTDQNSAHSHVAIQLCIGLGHDITLELPDRLLHAPGVVIGPNVEHRALPGPHSVAFIYVSPDMALGRALNALLDDDGIALASDALIECFRAADALPSAIESLERLLVIDTPMDQRLRKALHLLRQDRSGPGCVTRVAHAVGLSGPRLRCVATRQLGVSLSQWLIWHKLERASKSLASGATLSEAAVDGGFADQAHLARMMRRMIGMTPSSAASVLRHTSVSFKTQ; encoded by the coding sequence ATGTGGGATGGCAGCGTTACGTTCGGCGATTCATGGGCAGGTTATATCGGGCGGACCGATCAGAACAGTGCCCACTCGCATGTCGCCATCCAGCTGTGCATCGGGCTTGGCCATGACATCACGCTCGAGCTGCCCGATCGCCTGCTGCATGCTCCCGGTGTCGTCATTGGCCCCAACGTCGAACATCGCGCCCTACCAGGCCCCCATTCGGTCGCCTTCATCTACGTCAGCCCCGACATGGCCCTGGGCCGCGCCTTGAACGCGCTGCTCGACGACGACGGCATCGCCTTGGCCAGCGACGCGCTCATCGAATGCTTTCGTGCAGCAGACGCTCTCCCAAGCGCCATCGAATCACTCGAGCGCCTGCTCGTCATCGACACACCCATGGATCAGCGACTGCGCAAAGCCCTTCACCTGCTGCGTCAGGACCGAAGTGGGCCTGGCTGCGTCACGCGAGTGGCACACGCCGTGGGCCTGTCTGGGCCGCGCTTGCGCTGCGTGGCCACCCGACAACTGGGCGTCTCGCTGTCGCAATGGCTCATCTGGCACAAGCTCGAGCGTGCCTCCAAGTCCCTCGCCAGCGGCGCCACGCTCTCCGAGGCAGCGGTCGATGGCGGCTTTGCCGATCAAGCGCACCTCGCACGCATGATGCGGCGGATGATCGGCATGACGCCCAGCTCAGCGGCCTCGGTATTGAGACATACAAGCGTTTCGTTCAAGACACAGTGA
- a CDS encoding multidrug MFS transporter, producing MKSPYLIALTVTLVSMMELLDVTIVNVAIPSLMGTYGASVDEISWVSTGYVVANVVILPTSGWLSAWFGRRRYYLVSTATFVAASLGCAMSNELWQLVGFRVLQGLAGGGLLGISQAIIYDVFPKEKVSTGMALYGVGVMMGPTLGPSVGGYLIDALSWHWIFLINLPIGAVALLLCWLCISDSINERKPSQIDYSGFCLLAIGVGSLQILLERGEHWDWFESNWTVACLLLSAFGLLGFFWWERRAAQPIVNVALCQDREFLMGCMCAFCVGFGLYSTLFMVPLFLQTLLQQSAYQSGLVIFPGAVASAVSTLVIGKLSQENKIDERVFVTLGIALYCYAMYLHTQFTLASNPDTLYWPLIIRGLGLGMIFVPLTNLAMRRLPVHLVSGGSGVLNLMRQLGGSVGIAIAATLLTRYAWERYRLLSEHVTESALVAGGWGGIAKDPLFLTLGTTGQQATVLMPYLEAREQAQMLAFSMLFGTLGAVMAIGLPMVLLMRRSTLAR from the coding sequence ATGAAATCACCCTACCTGATCGCCCTCACCGTCACGCTGGTGTCGATGATGGAGCTGTTGGACGTCACCATCGTCAACGTGGCCATCCCGAGCCTGATGGGCACCTACGGTGCCTCGGTCGACGAGATCTCCTGGGTATCGACCGGCTACGTGGTAGCCAACGTGGTGATTCTACCGACCAGCGGCTGGCTCTCGGCCTGGTTCGGTCGACGTCGCTACTACCTGGTCTCGACCGCCACCTTCGTGGCGGCGTCACTGGGGTGCGCGATGTCCAACGAGCTCTGGCAACTGGTGGGCTTTCGGGTCCTTCAAGGACTGGCCGGCGGTGGATTGCTGGGGATCTCGCAAGCCATCATCTACGATGTGTTTCCCAAGGAAAAAGTCAGTACGGGCATGGCGCTGTACGGTGTTGGCGTGATGATGGGGCCGACCCTGGGTCCGAGCGTCGGTGGCTACCTGATCGACGCCTTGTCCTGGCACTGGATCTTCCTCATCAACCTGCCGATCGGCGCGGTCGCTCTGCTGCTGTGCTGGCTGTGCATCAGCGACTCGATCAACGAACGCAAACCTAGCCAGATCGACTACAGCGGCTTCTGCCTGCTGGCCATCGGCGTTGGCAGCTTGCAGATCCTGCTGGAACGTGGCGAACACTGGGACTGGTTCGAATCGAACTGGACAGTGGCGTGCCTGTTGCTGAGCGCCTTCGGCCTGCTGGGGTTTTTCTGGTGGGAGCGACGCGCTGCTCAGCCGATCGTGAACGTTGCGCTGTGCCAGGACCGCGAATTCCTGATGGGCTGCATGTGCGCCTTCTGCGTCGGCTTCGGCCTGTACAGCACGCTGTTCATGGTGCCGCTGTTCCTGCAGACGCTGCTCCAGCAAAGCGCCTACCAGAGCGGCCTGGTCATCTTCCCGGGGGCCGTGGCCAGTGCCGTCAGCACCTTGGTCATCGGCAAGCTCTCGCAAGAGAACAAGATCGACGAACGCGTGTTCGTGACCTTGGGCATCGCCTTGTACTGCTATGCAATGTACCTGCACACGCAGTTCACCCTGGCCAGCAACCCCGACACGCTCTACTGGCCCTTGATCATCCGTGGGCTGGGGCTGGGCATGATTTTCGTGCCCTTGACCAACCTGGCCATGCGCCGACTGCCTGTGCACCTGGTCTCGGGGGGCTCGGGTGTACTCAACCTGATGCGTCAGCTGGGCGGCAGCGTCGGTATCGCCATCGCCGCCACCTTGCTGACGCGCTATGCCTGGGAGCGCTATCGCCTGCTGTCCGAACATGTGACCGAATCGGCGCTGGTCGCTGGAGGCTGGGGCGGTATCGCCAAGGACCCGCTGTTCCTGACACTGGGTACGACAGGGCAGCAGGCGACCGTCCTGATGCCTTATCTGGAGGCGCGTGAACAAGCGCAGATGCTGGCCTTCAGCATGCTGTTCGGCACGTTGGGAGCCGTCATGGCGATCGGTCTGCCCATGGTGTTGCTCATGCGTCGCAGCACCCTCGCCCGCTAG
- a CDS encoding GTP-binding protein TypA — MIENLRNIAIIAHVDHGKTTLVDKLLRQSGTLERGELNDERVMDSNDQEKERGITILAKNTAINWNGYHINIVDTPGHADFGGEVERVMSMVDSVLLLVDAQDGPMPQTRFVTKKAFEAGLKPIVVINKVDRPGARPDWVLDQIFDLFDNLGATDEQLDFQVVYASALNGIAGLDHTAMAEDMTPLYQAVVDHVPAPAVDRDGPFQMQISALDYNSFLGVIGVGRIARGRIKPNTPVVAIDADGKKRNGRILKLMGHHGLHRVDVEEAQAGDIVCISGFDELFISDTLCDPTAVEAMKPLTVDEPTVSMTFQVNDSPFCGKEGKFVTSRNIKDRLDKELLYNVALRVEETDSPDKFKVSGRGELHLSVLIETMRREGFELALGRPEVIIREVDGVKQEPFENVTIDIPEESQGKVMEEMGLRKGDLTNMVPDGKGRVRLEYNIPARGLIGFRNQFLTLTNGAGILTSIFDRYDAVKSGHMSGRLNGVLVSVETGKALTYSLETLQARGKLFVEHGQEIYGGQIIGQNSRDNDLGVNPTKGKKLDNMRASGKDEVIALVPPVRFTLEQALEYIQEDELCEVTPKSIRLRKKILDEGERTRAAKKAKN, encoded by the coding sequence GTGATCGAAAATCTGCGTAACATCGCCATCATCGCCCACGTCGACCATGGCAAGACCACCCTCGTCGACAAGCTGCTGCGCCAGTCCGGCACCCTGGAGCGCGGCGAGCTCAATGACGAGCGCGTCATGGACTCCAACGACCAGGAAAAAGAGCGCGGCATCACCATTCTGGCGAAGAACACCGCCATCAACTGGAACGGCTACCACATCAACATCGTCGACACCCCCGGCCACGCCGACTTCGGTGGCGAGGTGGAGCGTGTGATGTCGATGGTCGACTCCGTGCTGCTGCTGGTCGACGCACAAGACGGCCCGATGCCGCAAACCCGCTTCGTGACCAAGAAGGCTTTCGAAGCCGGCCTGAAGCCGATCGTCGTGATCAACAAGGTCGACCGTCCGGGCGCGCGTCCTGACTGGGTACTGGACCAGATCTTCGACCTGTTCGACAACCTGGGCGCCACCGACGAGCAGCTGGACTTCCAGGTCGTCTACGCCTCGGCCCTGAACGGCATCGCCGGTCTCGACCACACCGCCATGGCCGAAGACATGACCCCGCTGTACCAAGCGGTCGTCGACCACGTGCCTGCCCCAGCGGTCGACCGTGACGGCCCGTTCCAGATGCAGATCTCCGCACTGGACTACAACAGCTTCCTGGGTGTCATCGGCGTCGGCCGCATCGCCCGTGGTCGCATCAAGCCGAACACCCCGGTGGTTGCCATCGATGCCGACGGCAAGAAGCGTAACGGCCGTATCCTCAAGCTGATGGGTCACCACGGTCTGCACCGTGTGGACGTCGAAGAAGCCCAGGCCGGCGACATCGTCTGCATCAGCGGTTTCGACGAGCTGTTCATCTCCGACACCCTGTGCGACCCGACTGCCGTCGAGGCGATGAAGCCGCTGACCGTCGACGAGCCGACCGTTTCCATGACCTTCCAGGTCAACGATTCGCCGTTCTGCGGCAAAGAAGGCAAGTTCGTCACCAGCCGTAACATCAAGGACCGTCTGGACAAGGAGCTGCTCTACAACGTTGCCCTGCGCGTCGAAGAGACCGACTCCCCAGACAAGTTCAAGGTCTCGGGCCGTGGCGAGCTGCACCTCTCGGTACTGATCGAAACCATGCGCCGCGAAGGCTTCGAACTGGCCCTGGGCCGTCCGGAAGTGATCATTCGTGAAGTCGACGGCGTCAAGCAAGAGCCGTTCGAGAACGTCACCATCGACATCCCTGAGGAATCCCAGGGCAAGGTCATGGAAGAGATGGGCCTGCGTAAAGGCGACCTGACCAACATGGTTCCGGATGGCAAGGGCCGTGTGCGCCTGGAATACAACATCCCGGCACGTGGCTTGATCGGTTTCCGTAACCAGTTCCTGACCCTGACCAACGGTGCGGGCATCCTGACCTCGATCTTCGATCGCTACGACGCCGTGAAGTCCGGCCACATGTCCGGTCGCCTCAACGGCGTTCTGGTCTCGGTCGAGACCGGCAAGGCCCTGACCTACTCGCTGGAAACCCTGCAGGCGCGCGGCAAGCTGTTCGTCGAGCACGGCCAGGAAATCTACGGCGGCCAGATCATCGGTCAGAACAGCCGCGACAATGACCTGGGCGTCAACCCGACCAAGGGCAAGAAGCTCGACAACATGCGTGCTTCGGGTAAAGACGAAGTCATCGCCCTGGTTCCGCCGGTTCGCTTCACCCTGGAACAGGCGCTGGAATACATCCAGGAAGACGAGCTGTGTGAAGTCACGCCGAAGTCGATCCGTCTGCGCAAGAAGATCCTGGACGAAGGCGAGCGTACCCGCGCTGCCAAGAAAGCCAAGAACTGA
- a CDS encoding tRNA 4-thiouridine(8) synthase ThiI (catalyzes the conversion of uridine to 4-thiouridinine tRNA; also required for the synthesis of the thiazole moiety) produces the protein MKLIVKVFPEITIKSRPVRKRFIRQLGKNIRTVLKDLDPALSVDGVWDNLEVNTQVEDEKLQREMVERMSCMPGIAHFLQVEEYPLGDFDDIVDKCRAHFGPLLAGKRFSVRCKRAGHHDFTSMDVDRYVGSQLRQQCGAAGIDLKHPEVEVRLEIRHQRLFIVHTRHPGIGGYPLGALEQTLVLMSGGFDSTVAAYQMMRRGLMTHFCFFNLGGRAHELGVMEVAHYLWKKFGSSQRVLFVSVPFEEVVGEILGKVDDSYMGVTLKRMMLRASANIAERLQIDALVTGEAISQVSSQTLPNLAIIDQATDKLVLRPLLASHKQDIIDTAYQIGTAEFAKHMPEYCGVISVNPTTCAKPHRVVREEQEFDMAVLERALERARFISIDNVIDELGKDVAVEEVGEALPGQIVIDIRHPDAQEDAPLVLDGIEVQALPFYAINNRFKQLDANRQYLLYCDRGVMSRLHAHHLLSEGHANVRVYRPT, from the coding sequence ATGAAACTTATCGTCAAAGTCTTCCCAGAGATCACCATCAAGAGCCGGCCGGTGCGCAAGCGCTTCATCCGTCAGCTCGGCAAGAACATCCGTACCGTGCTCAAGGACCTGGATCCGGCGCTGTCGGTCGATGGTGTCTGGGACAATCTCGAGGTCAACACCCAGGTCGAGGACGAAAAGCTCCAGCGCGAGATGGTCGAGCGCATGAGCTGCATGCCGGGTATCGCGCATTTCCTGCAGGTCGAGGAATACCCGCTGGGCGACTTCGACGACATCGTCGACAAGTGCCGCGCGCATTTTGGCCCGTTGCTGGCCGGCAAGCGCTTCTCGGTGCGCTGCAAGCGCGCCGGTCATCATGACTTCACCTCGATGGACGTCGATCGCTACGTCGGCAGCCAGCTGCGCCAGCAGTGCGGCGCCGCCGGCATCGACCTCAAGCACCCCGAGGTGGAAGTGCGCCTGGAGATCCGTCACCAGCGCCTGTTCATCGTGCACACCCGTCACCCCGGCATCGGCGGCTATCCGCTGGGTGCCCTGGAGCAGACCCTGGTGCTGATGTCCGGCGGCTTCGACTCCACGGTCGCCGCCTACCAGATGATGCGCCGTGGCCTAATGACCCATTTCTGCTTCTTCAACCTGGGTGGGCGCGCCCACGAGCTGGGCGTGATGGAAGTCGCCCACTACCTGTGGAAGAAGTTCGGCAGCAGCCAGCGCGTGCTGTTCGTCAGCGTGCCCTTCGAGGAAGTGGTCGGCGAGATCCTCGGCAAGGTCGACGACAGCTACATGGGCGTGACCCTCAAGCGCATGATGCTGCGCGCCTCGGCTAACATTGCCGAGCGGCTGCAGATCGACGCGCTGGTCACCGGCGAGGCGATCTCCCAGGTGTCGAGCCAGACCCTGCCGAACCTGGCGATCATCGACCAGGCCACCGACAAGCTGGTCCTGCGCCCGCTGCTGGCCAGCCACAAGCAAGACATCATCGACACCGCCTACCAGATCGGCACCGCCGAGTTCGCCAAGCACATGCCTGAGTACTGCGGCGTGATCTCGGTGAACCCGACCACCTGCGCCAAGCCGCACCGCGTCGTGCGCGAGGAACAGGAGTTCGACATGGCGGTGCTCGAGCGTGCCCTGGAGCGTGCCCGCTTCATCTCGATCGACAACGTCATCGACGAGCTGGGCAAGGATGTGGCGGTCGAGGAGGTCGGCGAGGCACTGCCAGGCCAGATCGTCATCGACATCCGCCACCCCGATGCCCAGGAAGACGCACCGCTGGTGCTCGACGGCATCGAGGTCCAGGCCCTGCCGTTCTACGCGATCAACAACCGGTTCAAGCAGCTCGATGCCAACCGGCAGTACCTGCTTTATTGCGACAGAGGCGTCATGAGCCGCCTGCATGCGCATCATCTGCTCAGTGAGGGACATGCCAATGTGCGTGTTTATCGTCCGACATAA
- a CDS encoding PhoPQ-activated pathogenicity protein: MNYRFALAIPCLMASFQASAAQDCSSLRPQQVVQCHMANVRQAPLESVLIEQSAEPGYAFRRFELMSQTWDPQPVVEPRRWKHTVELHVPSQAVPGKALLVVNNGLRHSDSQHFDYSREALREVALKARVAVVMISDVPNQYLTFSDAEQPLREDDAVAHTWTHWMRNPDAAAELPLHVPMAAAASRAMDLAEVELKKAGVAVDRFIITGASKRGWSAWLTALGDPRISAIVPSVIDVADTSTMLKGLRQRYGGHWPAALWPYQKAGALQRLGTPRFEQLMGLMDPMRYLDEPGQRLAIPKYLVSASGDDFFAPDQVTDFQQRLPGQTSLRVLPNSDHGGVRNAVVSTLVPALRRLRDDVALPSVQLSVNRQDGSSTVEFSELPVAVKVWTANNSRDRDFRYACGVRYTSVTLTPRQRFSLPHTPPETGWQAQFVEARFADGFIATSPVSVLPQVYPAHPPAQQDGACKSFPADAR, translated from the coding sequence ATGAACTATCGTTTCGCACTGGCCATTCCCTGCCTGATGGCCAGTTTCCAGGCCAGCGCCGCGCAGGATTGCAGCAGCCTGCGCCCGCAGCAGGTCGTACAGTGCCACATGGCCAATGTCCGTCAGGCGCCGCTCGAGTCGGTCCTGATCGAGCAGAGCGCCGAACCGGGCTACGCGTTTCGGCGCTTCGAGCTGATGTCCCAGACCTGGGACCCGCAGCCGGTGGTCGAGCCGCGTCGCTGGAAGCATACGGTCGAACTGCACGTGCCCAGCCAGGCCGTGCCCGGCAAGGCGCTGCTGGTGGTGAACAACGGCCTGCGCCACAGCGACTCGCAGCATTTCGACTATTCACGCGAGGCCTTGCGCGAGGTGGCGCTGAAGGCCCGGGTCGCCGTGGTCATGATCAGCGATGTGCCCAACCAGTACCTGACGTTCAGCGACGCTGAACAGCCCCTGCGCGAGGACGATGCGGTGGCCCATACCTGGACCCATTGGATGCGCAACCCCGACGCCGCGGCCGAGCTGCCCCTGCATGTGCCCATGGCTGCGGCAGCCAGCCGTGCCATGGACCTGGCCGAGGTGGAGCTGAAGAAAGCCGGGGTCGCAGTGGACCGCTTCATCATCACCGGCGCTTCCAAGCGCGGCTGGAGCGCCTGGCTGACCGCCCTGGGTGACCCTCGCATCAGCGCGATCGTGCCCAGCGTGATCGACGTGGCGGACACCTCCACCATGCTCAAGGGGCTGCGCCAACGGTACGGCGGCCATTGGCCTGCTGCGCTCTGGCCCTACCAGAAGGCCGGCGCGCTGCAGCGCCTGGGCACGCCGCGCTTCGAGCAACTGATGGGGCTGATGGACCCGATGCGATACCTCGACGAGCCCGGGCAGCGCCTGGCGATCCCCAAGTATCTGGTGTCAGCCAGTGGTGACGATTTCTTCGCGCCGGATCAGGTGACCGACTTCCAGCAGCGTCTGCCCGGGCAGACCAGCCTGCGCGTGCTGCCGAACTCTGACCATGGTGGCGTGCGTAACGCGGTAGTGAGCACCCTGGTGCCGGCACTCAGGCGCCTGCGCGACGACGTCGCCTTGCCGAGCGTGCAGCTGTCCGTCAATCGGCAGGACGGGTCGAGTACCGTCGAGTTTTCCGAGCTGCCGGTGGCGGTCAAGGTATGGACTGCGAACAATAGCCGGGACCGTGACTTCCGTTATGCCTGCGGAGTCCGTTACACGTCCGTCACCCTCACGCCCCGACAGCGTTTTTCGCTGCCGCACACGCCGCCTGAGACCGGTTGGCAGGCACAGTTCGTCGAAGCACGCTTCGCCGATGGGTTCATCGCGACCAGTCCGGTCAGCGTCTTGCCGCAGGTCTATCCCGCGCATCCGCCTGCCCAGCAGGATGGCGCCTGCAAGAGCTTCCCAGCCGACGCACGCTGA